Proteins from a genomic interval of Chionomys nivalis chromosome 7, mChiNiv1.1, whole genome shotgun sequence:
- the Doc2b gene encoding double C2-like domain-containing protein beta isoform X2, whose protein sequence is MTLRRRGEKATISIQEHMAIDVCPGPIRPIKQISDYFPRFPRGLPPTAAPRATAPPDAPARPSAASAGPRSPSDGGRDDDEDVDQLFGAYGSSPSPGPSPSPARPPAKPPEDEPDADGYESDDCTALGTLDFSLLYDQENNALHCTISKAKANKLRTKTLRNTLNPTWNETLTYYGITDEDMIRKTLRISVCDEDKFRHNEFIGETRVPLKKLKPNHTKTFSICLEKQLPVDKAEDKSLEERGRILISLKYSSQKQGLLVGIVRCAHLAAMDANGYSDPYVKTYLKPDVDKKSKHKTAVKKKTLNPEFNEEFCYEIKHGDLAKKTLEVTVWDYDIGKSNDFIGGVVLGINAKGERLKHWFDCLKNKDKRIERWHTLTNELPGAVLSD, encoded by the exons ATGACCCTCCGGCGGCGCGGGGAGAAGGCGACCATCAGCATCCAGGAGCATATGGCCATCGACGTGTGCCCGGGGCCCATTCGGCCCATCAAACAGATCTCCGACTACTTCCCCCGCTTCCCGCGGGGCCTGCCCCCCACCGCCGCGCCCCGCGCCACCGCGCCCCCGGACGCCCCCGCGCGCCCGTCCGCAGCCAGCGCCGGCCCCCGCAGCCCCTCCGACGGCGGCCGCGACGACGACGAGGATGTGGACCAGCTCTTTGGAGCCTACGGTTCCAGCCCGAGCCCcggccccagccccagccccgcGAGGCCGCCTGCCAAGCCCCCCGAGGATGAGCCGGACGCCGACGGCTATGAGTCGGACGACTGCA CCGCCCTGGGTACCCTGGACTTCAGTCTGCTCTATGACCAGGAGAACAACGCATTGCACTGCACCATCAGCAAGGCCAAG gcAAACAAGCTCAGAACAAAAACTCTGAGGAACACTCTGAACCCCACATGGAACGAGACCCTCACTTATTACGGGATCACGGACGAGGACATGATCCGAAAGACCCTGAG GATCTCCGTGTGTGATGAGGACAAATTCCGCCACAATGAGTTCATCGGCGAGACTCGCGTGCCCCTGAAGAAGCTGAAGCCCAACCACACCAAGACGTTCAGCATCTGCCTGGAGAAGCAGCTGCCG GTGGACAAGGCAGAGGACAAGTCCCTGGAGGAGCGAGGCCGCATCCTCATCTCACTCAAGTACAGCTCCCAGAAGCAGGGCCTGCTGGTGGGCATCGTGCGCTGTGCACACCTGGCTGCCATGGACGCTAACGGCTACTCGGACCCCTACGTGAAAAC ATACCTGAAGCCAGATGTAGACAAGAAATCCAAGCACAAGACTGCggtgaaaaagaaaacactaaaccCAGAGTTCAATGAG gagTTCTGTTATGAGATCAAGCACGGAGACCTGGCCAAGAAGACCCTGGAGGTCACTGTCTGGGATTATGACATTGGAAAATCCAATGATTTCATTG GCGGAGTGGTTCTGGGCATCAATGCCAAGGGTGAGCGCCTGAAGCACTGGTTTGACTGTCTGAAGAACAAGGACAAAAGGATTGAGCGTTGGCACACGCTCACCAACGAGCTCCCGGGAGCTGTGCTCAGCGACTGA
- the Doc2b gene encoding double C2-like domain-containing protein beta isoform X1 — translation MTLRRRGEKATISIQEHMAIDVCPGPIRPIKQISDYFPRFPRGLPPTAAPRATAPPDAPARPSAASAGPRSPSDGGRDDDEDVDQLFGAYGSSPSPGPSPSPARPPAKPPEDEPDADGYESDDCTALGTLDFSLLYDQENNALHCTISKAKGLKPMDHNGLADPYVKLHLLPGASKANKLRTKTLRNTLNPTWNETLTYYGITDEDMIRKTLRISVCDEDKFRHNEFIGETRVPLKKLKPNHTKTFSICLEKQLPVDKAEDKSLEERGRILISLKYSSQKQGLLVGIVRCAHLAAMDANGYSDPYVKTYLKPDVDKKSKHKTAVKKKTLNPEFNEEFCYEIKHGDLAKKTLEVTVWDYDIGKSNDFIGGVVLGINAKGERLKHWFDCLKNKDKRIERWHTLTNELPGAVLSD, via the exons ATGACCCTCCGGCGGCGCGGGGAGAAGGCGACCATCAGCATCCAGGAGCATATGGCCATCGACGTGTGCCCGGGGCCCATTCGGCCCATCAAACAGATCTCCGACTACTTCCCCCGCTTCCCGCGGGGCCTGCCCCCCACCGCCGCGCCCCGCGCCACCGCGCCCCCGGACGCCCCCGCGCGCCCGTCCGCAGCCAGCGCCGGCCCCCGCAGCCCCTCCGACGGCGGCCGCGACGACGACGAGGATGTGGACCAGCTCTTTGGAGCCTACGGTTCCAGCCCGAGCCCcggccccagccccagccccgcGAGGCCGCCTGCCAAGCCCCCCGAGGATGAGCCGGACGCCGACGGCTATGAGTCGGACGACTGCA CCGCCCTGGGTACCCTGGACTTCAGTCTGCTCTATGACCAGGAGAACAACGCATTGCACTGCACCATCAGCAAGGCCAAG GGCCTGAAGCCGATGGACCACAATGGACTGGCTGATCCCTACGTCAAACTACACCTGCTGCCTGGAGCCAGCAAG gcAAACAAGCTCAGAACAAAAACTCTGAGGAACACTCTGAACCCCACATGGAACGAGACCCTCACTTATTACGGGATCACGGACGAGGACATGATCCGAAAGACCCTGAG GATCTCCGTGTGTGATGAGGACAAATTCCGCCACAATGAGTTCATCGGCGAGACTCGCGTGCCCCTGAAGAAGCTGAAGCCCAACCACACCAAGACGTTCAGCATCTGCCTGGAGAAGCAGCTGCCG GTGGACAAGGCAGAGGACAAGTCCCTGGAGGAGCGAGGCCGCATCCTCATCTCACTCAAGTACAGCTCCCAGAAGCAGGGCCTGCTGGTGGGCATCGTGCGCTGTGCACACCTGGCTGCCATGGACGCTAACGGCTACTCGGACCCCTACGTGAAAAC ATACCTGAAGCCAGATGTAGACAAGAAATCCAAGCACAAGACTGCggtgaaaaagaaaacactaaaccCAGAGTTCAATGAG gagTTCTGTTATGAGATCAAGCACGGAGACCTGGCCAAGAAGACCCTGGAGGTCACTGTCTGGGATTATGACATTGGAAAATCCAATGATTTCATTG GCGGAGTGGTTCTGGGCATCAATGCCAAGGGTGAGCGCCTGAAGCACTGGTTTGACTGTCTGAAGAACAAGGACAAAAGGATTGAGCGTTGGCACACGCTCACCAACGAGCTCCCGGGAGCTGTGCTCAGCGACTGA